One Dioscorea cayenensis subsp. rotundata cultivar TDr96_F1 chromosome 17, TDr96_F1_v2_PseudoChromosome.rev07_lg8_w22 25.fasta, whole genome shotgun sequence DNA window includes the following coding sequences:
- the LOC120281085 gene encoding MAP3K epsilon protein kinase 1-like yields the protein NSIKIKPETERSSVLNEPLFSFGSGIQNINSQKVMTPSVVSGDHELGRFSDTPGDASLDDLFQPLDKVHGDQVSGASTSTIDQGNSVLLDGVQSDLAKTLKARMSQKQMENDAGQRNGGKLLEFVMGVLQEDGIDIDSTVFDENLPADNLFTLQPVEFSKLVGLLKPDVPEDRILSACQKLFTFFMQRPEQKHVFMSQYGLLPLMELLDVPKNRVISSVLQVINLIIKDNPSFQENACLIGLIPLVMNFAVHDRPREVRMQAAYFIQQLCQSSILTLQMFVACRGIPVLVGFLEADYAKYREMVHLAIDGMWQVFKLQHSTPRNDFCRIAAKNGILIRLVNTLHNLNEATRLASLPIPQNATPRSRSGLLDPSNQYFVAQFEAPASNSGQLDPSKVRLENPLSAGNIELLPTSASHPQRPDVNLLDTKQYSGDKDKSHQGHANIEASVTARLLEGATENTGLLMNRVSATTSKEQEHLGLWKPDVSRVEIDLSRQQRAINPACRNSTDIPRRSVDCTSNLNNVSASALGPQNDQIRPLLSLLEKEPPSRHVSGQLDYVRHLSGLERHENILPLLHATTERKVNGELDLLMAEFAEVSKHGRENGTLDANMRYPNRTSSKKVLPSHAGSANANEGATSGVASQTASGVLSGSGVLNARPGSTTSSGLLSQMVSSLNADVAREYLEKVADLLLEFAQADTIVKSYMCSQSLLSRLFQMFNKIESPILLKILMCINYLSTDPNCLENLQRADAIKYLIPNLELHEGPLVFKIHNEVLNALFNLCKINKRRQEQAAENGIIPHLMNFIESDSPLKQNALPLLCDMAHASRNSREQLRAHGGLDVYLNLLEDEAWAVVALDSIAVCLAHDNDHRKVEQALLKKEAIQKLVKFFQNCPEQYFVHILEPFLKIITKSARINTAMAINGLTTLLIARLDHQDAIARLNLLKLIKAVYEHHPRPKQLIVENELPQKLQNLIEERRDGQRSGGQVLVKQMATSLLKALHINTVL from the exons AATTCTATTAAGATCAAACCTGAAACTGAAAGAAGTTCTGTTCTCAATGAACCCTTATTTTCCTTTGGATCTGGAATCCAAAATATCAACTCGCAGAAG GTTATGACACCATCTGTTGTATCTGGGGATCATGAACTGGGTAGGTTTAGTGACACACCAGGGGATGCTTCCCTTGATGACCTATTTCAACCACTAGACAAAGTTCATGGGGATCAAGTATCTGGAGCCTCAACTTCTACCATTGACCAAGGAAACTCCGTCCTGTTAGACGGTGTGCAAAGTGATTTGGCTAAGACTCTTAAAGCTAGGATGTCTCAGAAACAAATGGAAAATGATGCTGGACAGAGAAATGGTGGAAAGCTTCTGGAGTTTGTTATGGGTGTTCTTCAGGAGGATGGGATTGATATTGATAGTACG gTCTTTGATGAAAATCTACCTGCAGACAACCTTTTCACCTTACAG CCTGTAGAATTTAGCAAGTTAGTTGGATTATTGAAGCCGGATGTCCCTGAAGATAGAATTTTGTCAGCGTGCCAGAAGCTGTTTACTTTCTTTATGCAACGTCCAGAGCAGAAACATGTGTTCATGTCCCAGTATGGCTTGCTTCCACTAATGGAACTTCTTGATGTTCCAAAAAATCGT GTTATATCTTCAGTTCTCCAAGTTATCAATCTAATCATCAAAGATAACCCTTCCTTTCAAGAAAATGCTTGTTTGATTGGCCTT ATTCCTCTCGTCATGAACTTTGCAGTTCATGATCGTCCTCGGGAAGTTCGGATGCAAGCAGCTTATTTTATTCAGCAACTTTGCCAGTCAAG TATCTTGACTTTACAAATGTTTGTTGCTTGTCGTGGTATACCAGTTTTGGTTGGCTTTCTTGAGGCTGATTATGCAAAGTATAG GGAAATGGTCCATCTTGCTATTGATGGCATGTGGCAAGTTTTTAAACTTCAGCACTCTACTCCTAGGAATGACTTCTGTCGAATTGCTGCAAAGAACGGTATACTTATTAGGCTAGTGAACACACTTCACAACTTGAATGAAGCGACAAGATTGGCCTCCTTGCCCATTCCACAGAATGCAACTCCACGATCAAGATCTGGTCTGCTGGATCCTTCTAATCAGTATTTCGTTGCACAATTTGAAGCCCCAGCTTCCAACTCTGGTCAACTTGACCCATCTAAGGTCAGGCTTGAAAATCCTTTATCAGCTGGCAATATAGAATTATTACCCACTTCGGCATCCCACCCACAAAGACCAGATGTTAATTTGTTGGATACAAAGCAGTATTCTGGTGATAAAGATAAGTCTCACCAAGGGCATGCTAACATTGAAGCTTCGGTGACTGCTAGACTTCTAGAGGGTGCTACTGAAAATACCGGACTTTTAATGAACAGAGTTTCTGCTACCACATCAAAAGAGCAAGAACATTTAGGTCTATGGAAGCCTGATGTTTCTCGGGTTGAGATTGATTTATCTAGGCAGCAAAGAGCTATTAACCCCGCTTGCAGAAATTCTACCGATATTCCTCGGAGAAGTGTTGATTGCACCTCAAATTTAAACAATGTATCTGCTAGTGCATTAGGGCCTCAGAATGACCAGATTCGACCGCTTCTTAGCTTGTTGGAAAAGGAGCCGCCTTCTCGACATGTCTCAGGACAACTTGATTATGTTCGCCACCTCTCTGGATTGGAAAGACATGAAAACATCTTGCCACTTTTACATGCTACAACTGAAAGAAAAGTAAATGGTGAACTTGACCTTCTGATGGCAGAATTTGCAG AGGTTTCCAAGCATGGACGGGAAAATGGGACCCTTGATGCCAATATGAGGTATCCCAATAGAACATCAAGTAAAAAGGTTTTGCCATCGCATGCTGGGTCAGCAAATGCTAATGAAGGGGCAACCTCTGGAGTTGCATCTCAGACAGCATCCGGTGTGCTATCTGGTTCTGGTGTTCTGAATGCAAGACCAGGGAGTACAACATCCTCTGGATTATTATCACAAATGGTCTCATCACTGAATGCTGATGTGGCAAGAGAATATCTTGAAAAAGTTGCTGATCTGTTGCTGGAGTTCGCACAAGCTGACACTATTGTGAAGTCGTACATGTGCAGCCAAAGCTTGCTTAGTCGCCTTTTTCAGATGTTCAATAAGATTGAGTCTCCAATTCTTTTGAAG ATTTTGATGTGTATCAATTATCTGTCAACCGACCCGAACTGTTTAGAAAATCTTCAACGTGCTGATGCAATCAAATATTTGATTCCAAATCTGGAGCTCCATGAAGGGCCACTTGTCTTCAAAATACATAATGAA GTTCTCAATGCTCTCTTCAACCTCTGCAAGATAAATAAGAGAAGACAGGAGCAAGCGGCTGAAAATGGAATTATTCCACACTTGATGAATTTTATTGAGTCAGATTCTCCACTGAAGCAGAATGCGCTTCCTTTACTTTGTGATATGGCCCATGCATCTCGTAACTCAAGGGAGCAGTTAAGGGCTCATGGAGGACTGGATGTGTACTTGAACCTTTTGGAGGATGAAGCATGGGCAGTGGTGGCATTAGATTCCATTGCAGTCTGCTTGGCTCACGATAATGATCACAGGAAAGTAGAACAAGCATTGTTGAAGAAAGAAGCAATCCAGAAATTAGTGAAGTTTTTCCAGAACTGCCCTGAACAGTACTTTGTGCACATATTGGagccatttttaaaaatcatcac GAAATCTGCCCGAATAAATACTGCAATGGCAATCAATGGTTTGACAACATTGCTCATAGCAAGGCTTGACCATCAAGATGCAATAGCTCGTCTTAATCTGCTCAAACTAATAAAG GCTGTTTATGAGCATCATCCTCGACCTAAACAACTCATTGTGGAGAACGAGCTTCCGCAAAAGCTACAAAACCTGATTGAAGAACGGAGAGATGGGCAGCGCTCTGGGGGCCAAGTCTTAGTCAAACAAATGGCCACATCATTGCTTAAAGCTCTTCATATAAATACCGTTTTGTAA